One part of the Nocardioides conyzicola genome encodes these proteins:
- a CDS encoding DUF1028 domain-containing protein encodes MTFSIVARSADGESWGVAVASKFLAVGSAVPAAVAGVGAIATQASANVAYKGLALSHLDDGATAAVALQRLLEEDEGRDHRQVGIVDVDGNAASHTGEACLDWAGSVIGDGYAIQGNILTGSEVVEAMEAAWLDSSPEAPLAHRLLEALTAGDAAGGDSRGRQAAALLVVKDEAGYDGLDDIAVDLRVDDHPDPVTELARLLALSDLYLTASTEEEKVPVTAELLEELEGLARAGGHRDFAAWVGTENYEMRVAADSSWIDVRILEIIRDTEADITEADI; translated from the coding sequence ATGACGTTCTCGATCGTGGCCCGCTCCGCGGATGGTGAGTCCTGGGGCGTCGCCGTCGCCTCCAAGTTCCTGGCCGTGGGGTCCGCCGTACCCGCCGCCGTCGCCGGGGTCGGCGCCATCGCGACCCAGGCCAGCGCCAACGTGGCCTACAAGGGCCTGGCCCTCTCCCACCTCGACGACGGCGCCACCGCGGCGGTGGCGCTGCAGCGGCTGCTCGAGGAGGACGAGGGGCGTGACCACCGCCAGGTCGGCATCGTCGACGTCGACGGCAACGCGGCCAGCCACACCGGGGAGGCCTGCCTGGACTGGGCGGGCAGCGTCATCGGGGACGGCTACGCCATCCAGGGCAACATCCTCACCGGGTCCGAGGTCGTCGAGGCGATGGAGGCGGCGTGGCTGGACTCCTCGCCCGAGGCGCCTCTCGCGCACCGGCTGCTCGAGGCGCTCACGGCCGGCGACGCCGCGGGGGGCGACTCCCGCGGGCGTCAGGCCGCCGCGCTGCTGGTGGTGAAGGACGAGGCGGGGTACGACGGGCTCGACGACATCGCGGTCGACCTGCGGGTCGACGACCACCCCGACCCGGTCACCGAGCTCGCCCGGCTCCTGGCGCTCAGCGACCTCTACCTGACCGCCTCGACGGAGGAGGAGAAGGTGCCGGTCACCGCCGAGCTGCTCGAGGAGCTCGAGGGCCTCGCCCGGGCCGGAGGCCACCGCGACTTCGCCGCGTGGGTCGGCACCGAGAACTACGAGATGCGCGTCGCCGCCGACAGCTCCTGGATCGACGTGCGCATCCTCGAGATCATCCGCGACACCGAGGCAGACATAACCGAGGCAGACATATGA
- a CDS encoding SigE family RNA polymerase sigma factor → MTTHDEDFDEFAAAAWPRLRRSAYLLTGDHHLAEDLAQTALARTYASWRRVRRSDALAYARKVLVNANIDRLRRRRLSEFGGPGADGLIDGWPTGTAGPEIADERDEIVRLLAGLTERERRVVVLRHYFDLSEAEVARELRIAPGTVKSALSRGLRKLRVTADAATFVQEGLR, encoded by the coding sequence GTGACGACACACGACGAGGACTTCGACGAGTTCGCCGCAGCTGCATGGCCGCGGCTGCGCCGCTCGGCGTACCTCCTCACCGGTGACCACCACCTCGCCGAGGACCTCGCCCAGACGGCGCTGGCCCGCACCTACGCGAGCTGGCGGCGGGTCCGCCGGTCCGACGCGCTCGCCTACGCCCGCAAGGTCCTGGTCAACGCCAACATCGACCGGCTGCGGCGCCGACGGCTCTCCGAGTTCGGCGGCCCGGGGGCCGACGGGCTGATCGACGGGTGGCCGACCGGCACCGCCGGACCGGAGATCGCCGACGAGCGCGACGAGATCGTGCGTCTGCTGGCGGGGCTGACCGAGCGCGAGCGCCGGGTCGTCGTGCTGCGCCACTACTTCGACCTGTCCGAGGCCGAGGTCGCCCGCGAGCTGCGGATCGCGCCGGGCACCGTCAAGAGCGCCCTGTCGCGGGGGCTCCGCAAGCTGCGCGTCACCGCCGACGCCGCCACGTTCGTCCAGGAGGGCCTCCGATGA
- a CDS encoding lysophospholipid acyltransferase family protein, with amino-acid sequence MFYWFLKWIALGPWLKLVFRPRVTGADNVPVEGPAILASNHLSYADWLFMPLTLQRRVTFVAKAEYFTTPGLKGWLQKSFFSGSGQVPIDRSGGNASEGAIISAKRLLADGELFGIYPEGTRSHDGKLYRGKVGVARLALESKVPVIPVAVVGTDVVAPPGKTFGRFTRPVVRFGKPLDFSRYEGLENDRYILRSITDEIMYEIMRLSGQEYVDMYATRAKELSKSEKDGDQGGESKLAS; translated from the coding sequence GTGTTCTACTGGTTCCTGAAGTGGATCGCACTCGGGCCCTGGCTCAAGCTGGTCTTCCGACCGCGCGTCACGGGTGCCGACAACGTCCCCGTCGAAGGCCCCGCGATCCTCGCCAGCAACCACCTCTCGTACGCCGACTGGCTCTTCATGCCGCTCACGCTGCAGCGTCGGGTGACCTTCGTGGCGAAGGCGGAGTACTTCACGACGCCGGGCCTCAAGGGCTGGCTCCAGAAGAGCTTCTTCTCCGGCTCCGGCCAGGTGCCGATCGACCGGTCCGGGGGCAACGCCTCCGAGGGGGCGATCATCTCCGCGAAGCGCCTGCTGGCCGACGGGGAGCTGTTCGGGATCTACCCCGAGGGCACCCGGTCGCACGACGGCAAGCTCTACCGCGGCAAGGTCGGCGTCGCCCGCCTCGCGCTCGAGTCGAAGGTGCCCGTGATCCCGGTCGCCGTGGTCGGCACCGACGTCGTCGCCCCGCCGGGCAAGACCTTCGGGCGGTTCACCCGGCCGGTAGTCCGCTTCGGCAAGCCCCTGGACTTCTCGCGCTACGAGGGCCTCGAGAACGACCGCTACATCCTGCGCTCGATCACCGACGAGATCATGTACGAGATCATGCGCCTGTCCGGCCAGGAGTACGTCGACATGTACGCCACCCGCGCCAAGGAGCTGTCCAAGTCCGAGAAGGACGGCGACCAGGGCGGCGAGTCGAAGCTCGCGTCGTGA
- a CDS encoding flavin reductase family protein — protein MTIHDTHPFADPDPDPVRRLRGRLGGAVALVTAGDDAGRAGLTVSSLMVAHGEPAHVLLLVDPDSDLADVVARTGRAIVQLLTWPQRDLAEAFAGTAPAPGGPWRMASFVDSLWGPRLADATTWAAVSLESAVDIGWSTLLTCVVQELTVGDDEAPLVHRRGRYVRPAG, from the coding sequence GTGACCATCCACGACACCCATCCGTTCGCGGACCCCGATCCCGACCCGGTACGCCGTCTCCGCGGCCGGCTCGGCGGCGCGGTGGCGCTCGTGACCGCGGGTGACGACGCGGGGCGCGCCGGGCTGACCGTCTCGTCGCTCATGGTCGCCCACGGGGAGCCCGCCCACGTGCTGCTCCTGGTCGATCCCGACAGTGACCTGGCCGACGTCGTCGCCCGCACCGGGCGTGCGATCGTCCAGCTGCTGACCTGGCCCCAGCGCGACCTGGCCGAGGCGTTCGCGGGCACCGCACCGGCGCCCGGCGGGCCGTGGCGGATGGCGTCGTTCGTGGACAGCCTGTGGGGACCCCGCCTGGCGGACGCGACCACCTGGGCGGCGGTCTCCCTGGAGTCGGCCGTGGACATCGGCTGGTCGACCCTGCTGACCTGCGTCGTGCAGGAGCTCACGGTCGGCGACGACGAGGCCCCCCTGGTGCACCGGCGGGGTCGGTACGTGAGGCCGGCGGGCTGA
- a CDS encoding 6-phosphofructokinase: protein MRVGVLTGGGDCPGLNAVIRAVVRKGVKSHGFEFVGYRDGWRGPLEGVTMELGIEQCRGILPRGGTILGSSRTNPFKLENGVERIKENLARDGVDALVAIGGEDTLGVATRLAELGVDVVGVPKTIDNDLSGTDFTFGFDTAVNIATEAIDRLHTTAESHHRVLVVEVMGRHAGWIALHSGIAGGANIVLIPEQPFDIEEVCRLIESRFESRYAPIMVVSEGAVPREGGDMTLVSGDVDDFGHVRLGGIGDRIAAEIEKRTGKEARAVVLGHVQRGGTPTAFDRWLATRFGLQAIDAVAEGDFGTMMALRGTTIARVPLAEGTAQLKLVSEAEYAEAQVFFG from the coding sequence ATGCGCGTCGGAGTGCTCACTGGAGGCGGGGACTGCCCCGGACTGAACGCCGTCATCAGGGCGGTGGTGCGCAAGGGAGTCAAGAGCCACGGCTTCGAGTTCGTCGGCTACCGCGACGGCTGGCGCGGCCCGCTCGAGGGCGTGACGATGGAGCTCGGCATCGAGCAGTGCCGCGGCATCCTGCCGCGTGGCGGCACCATCCTCGGCTCCTCGCGGACCAACCCGTTCAAGCTCGAGAACGGCGTGGAGCGGATCAAGGAGAACCTCGCCCGCGACGGCGTCGACGCCCTGGTCGCGATCGGGGGCGAGGACACCCTCGGGGTCGCCACCAGGCTCGCCGAGCTCGGGGTCGACGTCGTGGGCGTCCCGAAGACCATCGACAACGACCTGTCCGGCACCGACTTCACGTTCGGCTTCGACACGGCCGTCAACATCGCGACCGAGGCGATCGACCGGCTGCACACCACCGCCGAGTCCCACCACCGGGTCCTCGTCGTCGAGGTGATGGGCCGGCACGCCGGCTGGATCGCGCTGCACTCCGGCATCGCCGGCGGCGCCAACATCGTGCTGATCCCCGAGCAGCCCTTCGACATCGAGGAGGTCTGCCGCCTGATCGAGAGCCGGTTCGAGTCGCGCTACGCCCCGATCATGGTCGTCTCCGAGGGCGCGGTCCCGCGCGAGGGCGGCGACATGACGCTGGTGTCCGGCGACGTCGACGACTTCGGCCACGTCCGCCTCGGCGGCATCGGCGACCGGATCGCCGCCGAGATCGAGAAGCGCACCGGCAAGGAGGCCCGGGCCGTCGTGCTCGGCCACGTCCAGCGCGGCGGCACGCCGACCGCGTTCGACCGCTGGCTCGCGACCCGCTTCGGGCTGCAGGCGATCGACGCGGTCGCCGAGGGCGACTTCGGGACGATGATGGCGCTGCGCGGCACCACCATCGCCCGGGTGCCGCTCGCCGAGGGCACCGCTCAGCTCAAGCTGGTCAGCGAGGCGGAGTACGCCGAGGCGCAGGTCTTCTTCGGGTAG
- the glpK gene encoding glycerol kinase GlpK — protein MSVLAIDAGTTGVTALVVEHDGVISARGYEEFAQHFPKPGWVEHSPEEIWQATLQATREALDQTDMEEIRAIGITNQRETVMLWDRETLGSPRRAIVWQDRRTADLCTGLRDDGHEDRVRELTGLRLDPYFSGTKLMWLAQNEPHTWALVESGRYAIGTVDSYLIARMTRGTYHVTDVSNASRTLLLDLETGDWSDELCELFGVPRDALPELVPNWGEIAVTDPRSFLGLSVPISGLAGDQQSALFGQTCFDEGDSKCTYGTGSFVLTNTGSTIQRSDALLASAAWKSPDGDITYASEGSIFVTGAAVQWLRDGIQIVGSAKESQAVASAVADSGGVVFVPALTGLGAPHWDPQARGLIVGLTRGTTRAHIVRATLEAIAFEVRDVLDVMPQLSSLRVDGGAAANDLLCQLQADAVGVPVERPKVVETTGLGAAFFAGLGVGVWESTDDLRHTWSLDRRFEPSSDRATADAAHARWSRAVELAKGWAE, from the coding sequence ATGAGCGTCCTCGCGATCGACGCCGGCACCACCGGCGTGACGGCCCTGGTGGTCGAGCACGACGGCGTGATCTCGGCACGCGGCTACGAGGAGTTCGCGCAGCACTTCCCCAAGCCGGGCTGGGTCGAGCACTCCCCCGAGGAGATCTGGCAGGCGACCCTCCAGGCCACCCGGGAGGCCCTCGACCAGACCGATATGGAGGAGATCCGGGCGATCGGCATCACCAACCAGCGCGAGACCGTGATGCTCTGGGACCGGGAGACCCTCGGCTCCCCACGCCGGGCGATCGTCTGGCAGGACCGGCGTACGGCGGACCTGTGCACCGGCCTGCGCGACGACGGCCACGAGGACCGGGTGCGCGAGCTCACCGGGCTGCGGCTGGACCCGTACTTCTCCGGCACCAAGCTGATGTGGCTCGCCCAGAACGAGCCGCACACCTGGGCGCTGGTCGAGTCGGGTCGCTACGCGATCGGCACGGTCGACTCCTACCTGATCGCCCGGATGACGCGCGGCACCTACCACGTCACCGACGTCTCCAACGCGTCCCGCACGCTGCTCCTCGACCTGGAGACGGGCGACTGGTCCGACGAGCTGTGCGAGCTCTTCGGCGTGCCCCGCGACGCGCTGCCCGAGCTGGTCCCCAACTGGGGCGAGATCGCCGTCACCGACCCGAGGTCGTTCCTCGGCCTCTCCGTGCCGATCTCCGGTCTGGCCGGCGACCAGCAGTCGGCGCTCTTCGGGCAGACCTGCTTCGACGAGGGTGACTCGAAGTGCACCTACGGCACCGGGTCGTTCGTGCTCACCAACACCGGATCGACCATCCAGCGCTCCGACGCGCTGCTCGCTTCGGCGGCCTGGAAGTCGCCCGACGGCGACATCACCTACGCGTCCGAGGGGTCGATCTTCGTGACCGGCGCGGCCGTGCAGTGGCTGCGCGACGGCATCCAGATCGTCGGCTCGGCCAAGGAGAGCCAGGCCGTCGCGTCGGCCGTCGCGGACAGCGGCGGCGTGGTCTTCGTGCCGGCCCTGACCGGGCTCGGCGCCCCGCACTGGGACCCGCAGGCGCGCGGCCTGATCGTCGGCCTCACCCGCGGCACCACCCGGGCGCACATCGTGCGCGCGACGCTGGAGGCGATCGCCTTCGAGGTGCGCGACGTACTCGACGTGATGCCGCAGCTCTCGTCGCTGCGGGTGGACGGCGGGGCCGCCGCCAACGACCTGCTGTGCCAGCTGCAGGCCGACGCCGTCGGCGTACCCGTCGAACGACCGAAGGTCGTCGAGACCACCGGCCTCGGTGCCGCGTTCTTCGCCGGTCTGGGCGTCGGCGTGTGGGAGTCCACTGACGACCTCCGCCACACCTGGAGCCTCGACCGCCGCTTCGAGCCCTCGTCGGACCGGGCGACGGCCGACGCCGCCCATGCCCGCTGGTCCCGGGCCGTCGAGCTGGCGAAGGGGTGGGCTGAGTAG
- a CDS encoding pyrophosphate--fructose-6-phosphate 1-phosphotransferase — protein MTVRRVALLTAGGLAPCLSSAVGALIERYTLLDPEIEIIAYLNGYAGLLGGEHVTVTPEDRERAHLLHAFGGSPIGNSRVKLTNVKDCVKRGLVAEGQDPLHVAAERLTTDGVDVLHTIGGDDTNTTAADLAAYLHENGYELTVVGLPKTIDNDVVPIRQSLGAWTAAEQGALFARNVIAEHSSNPRMLIVHEVMGRHCGWLTAATAAKYREWLDAQEFSGFGDNTRRSWEIHGVYVPEADFDVAAEAERLKAVMDETGCVNVFLSEGAGVSTIVEEMLARGEEPKRDAFGHVKLDTVNPGSWFAKQFAGMVGAEKTMVQKSGYFSRSAPANAEDLALIRACADLAADAALRGESGVVGHDEEAGDVLRVCEFSRIKGGKAFDPSVPWFRELLHEIGQPQH, from the coding sequence ATGACCGTCCGCCGCGTCGCCCTCCTCACCGCAGGCGGCCTCGCCCCCTGCCTCTCCTCGGCGGTCGGCGCCCTCATCGAGCGCTATACGCTGCTCGACCCGGAGATCGAGATCATCGCCTACCTCAACGGGTACGCCGGTCTCCTCGGCGGCGAGCACGTCACGGTGACCCCGGAGGACCGCGAGCGGGCGCACCTCCTCCACGCGTTCGGCGGCAGCCCGATCGGCAACAGCCGGGTCAAGCTCACCAACGTGAAGGACTGCGTCAAGCGCGGGCTCGTGGCGGAGGGGCAGGACCCCCTCCACGTCGCCGCCGAGCGGCTCACCACGGACGGCGTCGACGTGCTGCACACGATCGGCGGCGACGACACGAACACGACCGCGGCCGACCTCGCGGCGTACCTGCACGAGAACGGGTACGAGCTGACCGTCGTCGGCCTGCCCAAGACGATCGACAACGACGTCGTGCCGATCCGGCAGTCGCTGGGGGCGTGGACGGCCGCCGAGCAGGGGGCGCTCTTCGCCCGCAACGTCATCGCCGAGCACTCGTCCAACCCGCGGATGCTGATCGTCCACGAGGTGATGGGTCGGCACTGCGGCTGGCTGACGGCCGCGACCGCCGCGAAGTACCGCGAGTGGCTCGACGCCCAGGAGTTCTCCGGCTTCGGCGACAACACCCGGCGCAGCTGGGAGATCCATGGCGTCTACGTCCCCGAGGCCGACTTCGACGTCGCCGCGGAGGCCGAGCGCCTCAAGGCGGTCATGGACGAGACCGGCTGCGTCAACGTCTTCCTCTCCGAGGGCGCCGGCGTCTCGACGATCGTCGAGGAGATGCTCGCCCGTGGCGAGGAGCCCAAGCGCGACGCCTTCGGGCACGTCAAGCTCGACACCGTCAACCCGGGCTCGTGGTTCGCCAAGCAGTTCGCCGGCATGGTGGGCGCCGAGAAGACCATGGTGCAGAAGAGCGGCTACTTCTCCCGGTCCGCACCGGCCAACGCCGAGGACCTGGCCCTGATCCGGGCGTGCGCCGACCTCGCTGCCGACGCTGCGCTGCGCGGCGAGAGCGGGGTCGTCGGTCACGACGAGGAGGCCGGTGACGTGCTCCGGGTCTGCGAGTTCTCCCGGATCAAGGGCGGCAAGGCGTTCGACCCGTCCGTCCCGTGGTTCCGCGAGCTGCTGCACGAGATCGGTCAGCCGCAGCACTAG
- a CDS encoding alpha/beta hydrolase, with protein sequence MTIHPLASPHSAPAQPDLTGGRRIGVLLSHGFTGQPASMTPWGQHLEALGYAVEIPRLPGHGTTWQELNTLRWEDWYAEVTKSLDKLVAENDAVVVGGLSMGGALALRLAEDRPDIAGVVVVNPAVASKRLDVKLLPVLKHLVGSFPGIANDIKKEGVEEHGYTKTPLKAIHSFMQAWPVIIADLPKITVPVLYFRSTEDHVVDEASQPLITSGISSRDVTVVPLANSYHVATLDNDAEQIFAGSADFIARVTSAS encoded by the coding sequence ATGACGATCCACCCGCTCGCCTCGCCGCACTCCGCCCCCGCCCAGCCGGACCTGACCGGCGGCCGGCGCATCGGCGTGCTCCTGAGCCACGGCTTCACCGGACAGCCGGCGTCGATGACGCCGTGGGGGCAGCACCTCGAGGCGTTGGGGTACGCCGTGGAGATCCCCCGCCTGCCCGGACACGGCACCACCTGGCAGGAGCTCAACACCCTGCGGTGGGAGGACTGGTACGCCGAGGTCACGAAGTCCCTCGACAAGCTGGTCGCCGAGAACGACGCCGTCGTCGTCGGCGGGCTCTCGATGGGAGGCGCGCTCGCGCTCCGCCTGGCCGAGGACCGCCCCGATATCGCCGGCGTGGTCGTGGTCAACCCGGCCGTCGCCAGCAAGCGGCTCGACGTCAAGCTGCTGCCGGTGCTCAAGCACCTGGTCGGCTCGTTCCCCGGCATCGCCAACGACATCAAGAAGGAGGGCGTCGAGGAGCACGGCTACACCAAGACGCCGCTCAAGGCGATCCACTCCTTCATGCAGGCGTGGCCGGTGATCATCGCCGACCTGCCGAAGATCACGGTCCCGGTGCTCTACTTCCGCTCGACCGAGGACCACGTCGTCGACGAGGCGTCCCAGCCGCTGATCACCAGCGGCATCTCGTCGCGGGACGTCACCGTCGTACCCCTCGCGAACAGTTACCACGTCGCGACCCTCGACAACGACGCCGAGCAGATCTTCGCCGGGTCGGCCGACTTCATCGCGCGGGTGACTTCGGCCTCCTAG
- a CDS encoding APC family permease: MTTQTADPDVNGPTPDLKRVLGPKLLLLFIVGDVLGAGIYAVTGEMALEVGGVVWVPFLVAFAVATLTAFSYLELVTKYPQAAGAALYTHKAFGIHFVTFLVAFAVVCSGITSASTSSNLLATNLLTGLDGLGWHVSQGNTAITVVAMAFMVLLAGINLRGVGESVKFNVVLTLIEMSALVIVIGIGFYVMAKGDADMGRIVVFDSGSDRGLFLAVTVATAIAFFAMVGFEDSVNMVEETQDPVKIFPKVMLTGLGIAVIFYVLVAISVIAVIPEGQIESVVADEGKVLLSVVEIGAPGLPIGKVFPFLTVIAVANTALLNMLMASRLLYGLAHQDVLPRTLGKVLPGRRTPYAGIAFSTVLALGLIVVVTFFADTSVISALSGTTALLLLCVFSVVNIACVVLRRDPAAKGGFSAPSWTPFVGAAACLFLAGPWARDRDDWIQYQVAGGLLGLGILLWACTWLTNRGIRAQKTGFRDIEHLED; this comes from the coding sequence ATGACGACCCAGACCGCCGATCCCGACGTCAATGGTCCGACCCCCGACCTCAAGCGGGTCCTCGGCCCCAAGCTGCTGCTGCTCTTCATCGTCGGTGACGTCCTCGGCGCCGGCATCTACGCCGTCACCGGCGAGATGGCGCTCGAGGTCGGCGGGGTCGTGTGGGTGCCGTTCCTGGTCGCCTTCGCGGTCGCGACGCTCACGGCGTTCTCCTACCTGGAGCTGGTGACGAAGTACCCGCAGGCCGCGGGTGCCGCGCTCTACACGCACAAGGCGTTCGGCATCCACTTCGTCACGTTCCTGGTCGCGTTCGCGGTGGTCTGCTCCGGCATCACCAGCGCCTCGACGTCGTCCAACCTGCTGGCGACCAACCTGCTCACCGGTCTCGACGGGCTGGGGTGGCACGTCTCGCAGGGCAACACCGCGATCACCGTCGTGGCGATGGCGTTCATGGTGCTGCTCGCGGGGATCAACCTGCGCGGGGTGGGCGAGAGCGTGAAGTTCAACGTCGTGCTCACCCTCATCGAGATGTCCGCCCTGGTCATCGTGATCGGCATCGGCTTCTACGTGATGGCCAAGGGCGACGCCGACATGGGCCGCATCGTCGTCTTCGACTCGGGCTCGGACCGCGGGCTCTTCCTCGCCGTCACCGTCGCGACCGCGATCGCGTTCTTCGCGATGGTCGGCTTCGAGGACTCGGTCAACATGGTCGAGGAGACGCAGGACCCGGTGAAGATCTTCCCGAAGGTGATGCTCACCGGTCTCGGCATCGCGGTGATCTTCTACGTGCTCGTCGCGATCTCGGTGATCGCCGTGATCCCCGAGGGCCAGATCGAGTCGGTGGTCGCCGACGAGGGCAAGGTGCTGCTGTCGGTCGTCGAGATCGGCGCACCGGGCCTGCCGATCGGCAAGGTGTTCCCCTTCCTCACCGTCATCGCGGTCGCCAACACCGCGCTGCTCAACATGCTGATGGCCAGCCGCCTGCTCTACGGCCTGGCCCACCAGGACGTGCTGCCGCGGACGCTGGGCAAGGTGCTGCCGGGCCGGCGCACGCCGTACGCCGGGATCGCGTTCTCGACCGTCCTCGCGCTCGGCCTGATCGTCGTGGTGACCTTCTTCGCCGACACCTCGGTGATCAGCGCGCTGTCCGGGACCACCGCGCTGCTGCTGCTCTGCGTGTTCTCCGTCGTCAACATCGCGTGCGTGGTGCTGCGCCGCGACCCCGCCGCCAAGGGCGGCTTCTCCGCACCGAGCTGGACCCCGTTCGTCGGTGCGGCGGCCTGCCTCTTCCTGGCCGGCCCCTGGGCGCGCGACCGCGACGACTGGATCCAGTACCAGGTCGCGGGCGGGCTGCTGGGCCTCGGCATCCTGCTGTGGGCGTGCACCTGGCTGACCAACCGCGGCATCCGGGCGCAGAAGACCGGCTTCCGCGACATCGAGCACCTCGAGGACTGA
- a CDS encoding class II 3-deoxy-7-phosphoheptulonate synthase, with amino-acid sequence MSSTVPDLAALHALHPAQQPAYPDRSAVDAVVAKLRSVPPPVFAGECDDLKTKIAAVARGEAFLLQGGDCAETFEGVTADNVRNKLRVLLQMAVVLTYAASVPVVKVGRIAGQYAKPRSSDLETRDGVTLPAYRGDAVNGYDFTPESRVPDPQRLVDVYNSSAATLNLVRAFVTGGYADLRQVHTWNTDFVRESAVGQQYEVMASEIERALTFMKAIGADPDEFHRVDFHSSHEALVLEYEHAMTRIDSRTDQPYDVSGHFLWIGERTRQLDGAHVELLRHVKNPIGVKLGPSTSPDDALALAARLNPENEAGRLTFITRFGAGKIRDGLPPLIEKVTAEGVQVAWICDPMHGNTFEASSGYKTRRFDDVIEEVQGFFDVHRSLGTWPGGLHVELTGDDVTECVGGGEELTDLDLANRYESVCDPRLNRVQSLELAFLVAGMLRKA; translated from the coding sequence GTGAGCAGCACCGTCCCCGACCTCGCCGCACTGCACGCCCTCCACCCGGCGCAGCAGCCGGCCTACCCCGACCGGTCCGCGGTGGACGCCGTCGTCGCCAAGCTCCGGTCGGTCCCGCCGCCGGTGTTCGCAGGGGAGTGCGACGACCTCAAGACCAAGATCGCGGCCGTGGCCCGCGGTGAGGCCTTCCTGCTCCAGGGCGGCGACTGCGCCGAGACCTTCGAGGGCGTCACCGCCGACAACGTCCGCAACAAGCTCCGCGTGCTGCTGCAGATGGCCGTCGTGCTGACGTACGCCGCGTCGGTGCCGGTCGTCAAGGTCGGCCGGATCGCCGGCCAGTACGCCAAGCCCCGCTCGTCCGACCTCGAGACCCGCGACGGCGTCACGCTGCCGGCGTACCGCGGCGACGCCGTCAACGGCTACGACTTCACGCCCGAGTCCCGCGTCCCCGACCCGCAGCGCCTGGTCGACGTCTACAACTCGTCCGCGGCCACGCTCAACCTGGTCCGCGCCTTCGTCACCGGCGGGTACGCCGACCTGCGCCAGGTGCACACCTGGAACACCGACTTCGTCCGTGAGTCCGCGGTCGGCCAGCAGTACGAGGTGATGGCCTCCGAGATCGAGCGCGCCCTGACGTTCATGAAGGCGATCGGCGCCGACCCCGACGAGTTCCACCGGGTCGACTTCCACTCGAGCCACGAGGCGCTGGTGCTCGAGTACGAGCACGCGATGACGCGCATCGACAGCCGCACCGACCAGCCGTACGACGTCTCCGGGCACTTCCTGTGGATCGGCGAGCGCACCCGTCAGCTCGACGGCGCGCACGTCGAGCTGCTCCGCCACGTCAAGAACCCGATCGGCGTGAAGCTCGGCCCGTCGACGAGCCCGGACGACGCCCTCGCGCTCGCCGCTCGGCTCAACCCCGAGAACGAGGCCGGCCGGCTGACGTTCATCACCCGCTTCGGCGCCGGCAAGATCCGCGACGGCCTGCCGCCGCTGATCGAGAAGGTCACCGCCGAGGGCGTCCAGGTCGCGTGGATCTGCGACCCGATGCACGGCAACACGTTCGAGGCGAGCTCGGGCTACAAGACGCGCCGCTTCGACGACGTGATCGAGGAGGTCCAGGGCTTCTTCGACGTGCACCGCTCGCTCGGCACCTGGCCCGGTGGCCTGCACGTCGAGCTCACCGGCGACGACGTCACCGAGTGTGTCGGCGGCGGCGAGGAGCTCACCGACCTCGACCTCGCCAACCGCTACGAGTCGGTCTGCGACCCGCGCCTCAACCGGGTGCAGTCGCTCGAGCTCGCGTTCCTCGTGGCCGGGATGCTGCGGAAGGCCTAG